A stretch of the Streptomyces sp. NBC_00078 genome encodes the following:
- a CDS encoding L,D-transpeptidase: MGDIRRRGAVALGITGLVAPLALALGTAPAQAATSCTTSTGPYQKKVEKFLGLTVDGRQSATDCKAIKAFQTKHGITPNIGYAGSVTWGVMDLMNKQKAVGNNPNRNGACPTNKGRIACVNLTLQLSWIQDGSRLVYGPVPVRTGRDGYETRTGLKKIYWRDKNHVSNLYHVPMPYSQFFDGGQAFHSVNLSMWNPPGSHGCVNMTTATAKKYWSLLKTGDDVFVYGRKPGT, encoded by the coding sequence ATGGGGGACATACGCAGACGGGGAGCCGTCGCACTCGGGATCACCGGACTGGTGGCACCGCTCGCACTCGCACTGGGCACCGCGCCCGCACAGGCGGCGACGAGCTGCACCACGTCGACCGGGCCCTACCAGAAGAAGGTCGAGAAGTTCCTCGGCCTGACCGTCGACGGCAGGCAGTCCGCCACGGACTGCAAGGCCATCAAGGCCTTTCAGACCAAGCACGGCATCACGCCGAACATCGGCTACGCCGGGTCCGTCACCTGGGGCGTGATGGATCTCATGAACAAGCAGAAGGCCGTCGGGAACAACCCCAACAGGAACGGCGCGTGCCCGACGAACAAGGGCCGCATCGCCTGCGTGAACCTCACCCTCCAGCTCAGCTGGATCCAGGACGGCAGCAGGCTCGTCTACGGCCCCGTCCCGGTCCGCACCGGCCGCGACGGCTACGAGACCCGCACCGGCCTCAAGAAGATCTACTGGCGGGACAAGAACCACGTCTCGAACCTCTACCACGTGCCGATGCCCTACAGCCAGTTCTTCGACGGCGGCCAGGCCTTCCACTCGGTCAACCTCAGCATGTGGAACCCGCCGGGCTCTCACGGCTGCGTCAACATGACCACCGCCACGGCCAAGAAGTACTGGTCGCTGCTGAAGACCGGCGACGACGTCTTCGTGTACGGCCGCAAGCCGGGCACCTGA
- a CDS encoding SDR family oxidoreductase, with protein sequence MSAPLKGKVALVAGATRGAGRGIAVELGAAGATVYVTGRTTRTRRSEYDRPETIEDAADLVTEAGGQGIAVPTDHLDPAQVRTLVDRVADEQGRLDVLVNDIWGGENLFEWESPVWDHDLDNGLRLLRLAVDTHAITSHHALPLLLRHPGGLVVEVTDGTAEYNRDTYRNSFFYDLAKTSVLRMAFALSHELGPRGATAVALTPGWLRSEIMLDQFGVGEDNWHDALERVPHFAISETPRYVGRAVAALAADPDVSRWNGDSLSSGGLAKEYGFTDLDGSRPDAWRYVVEVQDAGKPADTTGYR encoded by the coding sequence ATGTCCGCACCGCTGAAGGGCAAGGTGGCGCTGGTCGCCGGGGCGACGCGTGGCGCGGGCCGGGGGATCGCGGTGGAACTCGGTGCGGCCGGCGCCACGGTCTACGTCACCGGCCGCACCACCCGTACCCGGCGCTCCGAGTACGACCGCCCCGAGACCATCGAGGACGCCGCGGACCTCGTCACCGAGGCCGGCGGCCAGGGCATCGCCGTACCCACCGACCACCTCGACCCCGCACAGGTCCGCACCCTCGTGGACCGTGTTGCGGACGAGCAGGGCCGCCTCGACGTCCTCGTCAATGACATCTGGGGCGGCGAGAACCTCTTCGAATGGGAGAGCCCGGTCTGGGATCACGACCTCGACAACGGACTCAGGCTCCTGCGGCTCGCGGTCGACACCCATGCCATCACCAGCCACCACGCGCTGCCCCTGCTCCTGCGCCACCCCGGCGGACTGGTCGTCGAGGTCACCGACGGAACCGCCGAGTACAACCGCGACACCTACCGGAACTCCTTCTTCTACGACCTCGCCAAGACGTCCGTGCTGCGCATGGCCTTCGCCCTCAGCCACGAACTCGGGCCGCGCGGCGCCACCGCCGTCGCGCTGACCCCCGGCTGGCTGCGCTCGGAGATCATGCTCGACCAGTTCGGCGTGGGCGAGGACAACTGGCACGACGCCCTCGAACGCGTCCCCCACTTCGCCATCTCCGAGACCCCGCGCTATGTGGGCCGAGCCGTCGCGGCCCTCGCAGCCGATCCGGACGTGTCCCGGTGGAACGGCGATTCCCTCTCCAGTGGGGGACTGGCCAAGGAGTACGGCTTCACGGACCTCGACGGCAGCCGGCCGGACGCCTGGCGGTACGTGGTCGAGGTCCAGGACGCGGGGAAGCCGGCGGACACCACCGGATACCGGTGA
- a CDS encoding MBL fold metallo-hydrolase: MTARIERLVTSGRFTLDGGSWEVDNNVWIVGDDHEVIVIDAAHDAEAIAEAVGDRRLTAIVCTHAHNDHIDAAPALADRTGATIWLHPDDLPLWKQTHPDRDPDAHLIDGQVIEAAGADLTVLHTPGHAPGAVCLYDPALATVFTGDTLFQGGPGATGRSYSHFPTIINSVRDRLLTLPPETKVLTGHGDATTIGAEAPDLEEWITRGH; the protein is encoded by the coding sequence ATGACCGCGCGCATCGAACGCCTCGTCACCTCCGGCCGGTTCACCCTCGACGGCGGCAGCTGGGAGGTCGACAACAACGTGTGGATCGTCGGCGACGACCACGAGGTGATCGTCATCGACGCGGCGCACGACGCCGAGGCCATCGCCGAGGCGGTGGGGGACCGACGGCTCACGGCCATCGTGTGCACCCACGCCCACAACGACCACATCGACGCCGCACCCGCGCTCGCCGACCGCACCGGCGCCACCATCTGGCTGCACCCCGACGACCTGCCGCTGTGGAAGCAGACCCACCCCGACCGGGACCCCGACGCCCATCTGATCGACGGCCAGGTCATCGAGGCCGCGGGCGCCGACCTCACGGTGCTGCACACGCCCGGGCACGCGCCGGGCGCCGTCTGTCTCTACGACCCCGCACTGGCCACGGTCTTCACTGGCGACACCCTCTTCCAGGGCGGCCCGGGCGCCACCGGCCGCTCGTACTCCCACTTCCCGACGATCATCAACTCCGTCCGCGACCGACTGCTCACCCTCCCGCCCGAGACCAAGGTCCTCACCGGCCACGGCGATGCGACCACCATCGGCGCCGAAGCCCCCGACCTGGAGGAATGGATCACCCGGGGCCACTGA
- a CDS encoding ABC transporter ATP-binding protein has product MSIAETESGPPAWRLLLAYVRPHRWALLAGALLSLVTGATGLLLPLVAKGLIDDLSHDRAITGALVVMSVLVVVNAAVGALGSYVLRRTAESVVLGARRTLSSYLLRLRIPAVDRSEPGDLMARITSDTTLLREVTTDSLVGLGTGGLTLVATVAMMGLVDPVLLAVTLGVILGAGTVLGVIVPRINRASRQAQDAVGVMGASLERILGALRTVKASGAEHREERTLHEAAEESWRQSVRAAKWSAAAGNTAGLAMQIAFITVLAVGGARVATGSIQVGTLVAFLLYVFYLMSPIQQVVGAITQYQTGAAALARIQEALSLPSEPATAPAPLPSADAQPASLAFDEVRFRYADDLPYVHHGVTFAVPARGMTAFVGPSGAGKTTVFSLIERFYDPESGTITLDGLGLPDWELPPLRAAIGYVEQDAPVLSGSLRDNVLLGNPDADEDALDRVLKTTRLDGLVARLPKGLDTLVGHRGTKLSGGERQRVAIARALLRRPRLLLLDEATSQLDAVNEAALRDTVSDVARTTTVLVVAHRLSTVTMADRIVVMDAGRVRAVGTHRELVAADPLYAELAATQFLATAD; this is encoded by the coding sequence GTGAGCATCGCAGAGACCGAGTCCGGCCCGCCCGCCTGGCGGTTGCTCCTCGCCTACGTGCGGCCGCATCGGTGGGCGCTGCTGGCGGGCGCCTTGCTCTCGCTGGTCACGGGCGCCACCGGGCTGCTGTTGCCGCTGGTGGCCAAGGGCCTGATCGACGACCTTTCGCACGATCGGGCCATCACCGGCGCGCTGGTGGTCATGTCGGTCCTGGTGGTCGTCAACGCGGCGGTCGGCGCGCTCGGCTCGTATGTGCTGCGTCGCACCGCGGAGTCGGTGGTCCTCGGTGCGCGGCGTACCTTGTCGTCGTATCTGCTGAGGCTGCGGATCCCGGCGGTGGACCGCAGCGAGCCGGGCGATCTGATGGCCCGTATCACCTCGGACACCACTCTGCTGCGCGAGGTCACCACCGACTCGCTGGTCGGACTGGGCACCGGCGGGCTCACACTCGTCGCGACCGTGGCGATGATGGGCCTGGTGGACCCGGTGCTGCTCGCCGTCACCCTGGGCGTGATCCTGGGCGCGGGCACGGTGCTCGGGGTGATCGTGCCGCGCATCAACCGGGCGAGCCGGCAGGCGCAGGACGCGGTCGGCGTGATGGGCGCCTCGCTGGAGCGGATCCTCGGCGCGCTGCGCACGGTGAAGGCGTCCGGCGCCGAGCACCGGGAGGAGCGGACGCTGCACGAGGCCGCCGAGGAGTCGTGGCGGCAGAGCGTACGGGCCGCCAAGTGGTCGGCGGCGGCGGGCAACACGGCTGGTCTCGCGATGCAGATCGCGTTCATCACGGTGCTCGCGGTGGGCGGGGCGCGGGTGGCGACCGGCTCCATCCAGGTGGGCACGCTGGTGGCGTTCCTGCTGTACGTCTTCTACCTCATGTCCCCGATCCAGCAGGTGGTCGGCGCGATCACGCAGTACCAGACGGGCGCCGCCGCGCTCGCCCGGATCCAGGAGGCGCTGAGTCTGCCGTCCGAACCGGCCACCGCGCCCGCCCCGTTGCCCTCCGCAGACGCCCAGCCGGCATCCCTCGCCTTCGACGAGGTCCGTTTCCGGTACGCCGACGATCTGCCGTACGTCCACCACGGGGTGACGTTCGCCGTGCCCGCGCGGGGCATGACGGCGTTCGTCGGGCCGTCAGGCGCGGGCAAGACCACGGTGTTCTCGCTCATCGAGCGGTTCTACGATCCCGAGTCCGGCACCATCACCCTCGACGGACTGGGCCTGCCGGACTGGGAGTTGCCCCCGCTCCGTGCGGCGATCGGCTATGTGGAGCAGGACGCCCCGGTGCTGTCGGGTTCGCTGCGGGACAATGTGCTGCTGGGCAACCCGGACGCCGACGAGGACGCGCTCGACCGAGTACTCAAGACGACCCGCCTCGACGGGCTGGTCGCCCGCCTGCCGAAGGGCCTCGACACGCTGGTGGGACATCGCGGCACCAAGCTGTCGGGCGGCGAGCGGCAGCGGGTCGCCATCGCCCGTGCACTGCTGCGCCGGCCACGGCTGCTGCTGCTCGACGAGGCCACCTCACAGCTCGACGCGGTCAACGAGGCGGCGCTGCGGGACACCGTCTCCGATGTCGCGCGTACGACGACGGTCCTCGTCGTCGCCCACCGGCTGTCCACGGTGACGATGGCCGACCGGATCGTGGTCATGGACGCGGGACGGGTGCGTGCGGTCGGCACCCATCGTGAACTGGTCGCCGCCGATCCGCTCTACGCCGAGCTGGCGGCCACTCAGTTCCTGGCCACGGCAGACTGA
- a CDS encoding Gfo/Idh/MocA family protein translates to MTFSLGIVGAGQFSGQFAKLFLAHPGVSDVHVTDILPERAEQLAAAEGLTGTFPSYEAMLESTAVDAVAVFTQRWTHGPLVLQGLNAGKHVYSAVPMAISTEEIAAIIDAVKATGLTYMMGETSQYNPATVHARNQIAEGAFGRIFYAEGDYVHDMDLGFYEAYQYSGGENWKATASYPPLLYPTHSVGGVLGAWQTHAVSVSAIGVVDERGDGVFDKDVSQFGNDFSNATALFEVAGGGSFRTNEFRRVGYPSHIRESRFRFFGTDASMEQLATVALWQDKKGVQDISELLEPKPTMAPDDPSLQHIAPDLRAAFTSGSAPVHDRARLPREFDNLHNGHEGSHHFLVDDFVTAVNTRSLPSVNAWVAARYTLPGIVAHDSARQGGARLEIPDFGDAPES, encoded by the coding sequence ATGACGTTCTCCCTCGGCATCGTCGGTGCCGGCCAGTTCTCCGGCCAGTTCGCCAAGCTGTTCCTGGCCCATCCCGGCGTGAGCGATGTCCACGTCACCGACATCCTGCCGGAACGGGCCGAGCAGCTCGCCGCCGCCGAAGGCCTCACCGGCACCTTCCCGTCGTACGAGGCGATGCTGGAGTCGACGGCGGTCGACGCGGTCGCGGTCTTCACCCAGCGCTGGACGCACGGGCCGCTGGTCCTCCAGGGCCTGAACGCGGGCAAGCACGTGTACTCCGCTGTCCCCATGGCGATCTCCACGGAGGAGATCGCGGCGATCATCGACGCGGTCAAGGCGACCGGACTGACCTACATGATGGGCGAGACCAGCCAGTACAACCCGGCGACCGTGCACGCCCGCAACCAGATCGCGGAGGGTGCCTTCGGGCGGATCTTCTACGCCGAGGGCGACTACGTCCACGACATGGACCTGGGGTTCTACGAGGCGTACCAGTACAGCGGCGGCGAGAACTGGAAGGCGACCGCCAGCTATCCCCCGCTGCTCTACCCGACGCATTCGGTGGGCGGGGTGCTCGGCGCCTGGCAGACACACGCGGTGAGCGTGTCGGCGATCGGTGTCGTCGACGAGCGCGGCGACGGTGTCTTCGACAAGGACGTCAGCCAGTTCGGCAACGACTTCTCCAACGCGACCGCGCTGTTCGAGGTGGCGGGCGGCGGTTCGTTCCGTACGAACGAGTTCCGGCGGGTCGGCTACCCCTCGCACATCCGCGAATCCCGCTTCCGCTTCTTCGGCACCGACGCGAGCATGGAGCAGCTCGCGACGGTCGCGCTGTGGCAGGACAAGAAGGGCGTGCAGGACATCAGCGAGCTGCTGGAGCCCAAGCCCACCATGGCTCCTGACGACCCGTCACTCCAGCACATCGCGCCGGATCTGCGGGCCGCCTTCACCTCCGGTTCGGCGCCGGTGCACGACCGGGCCCGGCTGCCGCGGGAGTTCGACAACCTGCACAACGGGCACGAGGGCAGCCACCACTTCCTGGTCGACGACTTCGTGACCGCCGTGAACACGCGGTCGCTGCCGTCGGTGAACGCGTGGGTGGCCGCCCGCTACACCCTGCCGGGCATCGTCGCGCATGATTCGGCACGGCAGGGCGGGGCCAGGCTGGAGATCCCGGACTTCGGGGACGCGCCGGAGAGCTGA
- a CDS encoding S-(hydroxymethyl)mycothiol dehydrogenase, with protein sequence MAQEVRGVIAPGKNEPVRVDTIVVPDPGPGEAVVRVQACGVCHTDLHYKQGGISDDFPFLLGHEAAGVVESVGEGVTDVEPGDFVVLNWRAVCGNCRACLRGRPWYCFNTHNAKQKMTLTDGTELSPALGIGAFAEKTLVAAGQCTKVDPSVSPQVAGLLGCGVMAGIGAAINTGGVGRGDSVAVIGCGGVGDAAVAGANLAGAARIIAVDIDDRKLATAREMGATHTVNSRQRDAVEAIRELTGGFGADVVIEAVGRPETYEQAFYARDLAGTVVLVGVPTPEMKLELPLLDVFGRGGSLKSSWYGDCLPSRDFPMLIDLHLQGRLPLDKFVTETIELDAVEKAFERMHHGDVLRSVVVL encoded by the coding sequence ATGGCGCAGGAAGTACGCGGCGTGATCGCGCCGGGCAAGAACGAACCGGTGCGGGTGGACACGATCGTCGTGCCCGATCCGGGGCCCGGGGAGGCGGTGGTGCGCGTCCAGGCCTGCGGGGTCTGTCATACCGACCTGCACTACAAGCAGGGCGGGATCAGTGACGACTTCCCCTTCCTGCTCGGTCATGAGGCCGCGGGCGTGGTGGAGTCGGTGGGCGAGGGCGTCACGGACGTCGAGCCCGGAGATTTCGTCGTCCTCAACTGGCGTGCGGTGTGCGGGAACTGCCGGGCGTGCCTGCGGGGCCGGCCGTGGTACTGCTTCAACACGCACAACGCGAAGCAGAAGATGACCCTCACCGATGGCACGGAGCTGTCGCCGGCGCTGGGCATCGGCGCGTTCGCGGAGAAGACGCTGGTCGCGGCGGGCCAGTGCACGAAGGTCGACCCGTCGGTCTCACCCCAGGTGGCAGGGCTGCTGGGCTGTGGCGTGATGGCCGGGATCGGGGCGGCCATCAACACCGGCGGAGTCGGCCGGGGGGACAGTGTCGCCGTGATCGGCTGCGGCGGGGTCGGCGATGCCGCCGTCGCCGGGGCGAACCTCGCGGGCGCGGCGAGGATCATCGCGGTGGACATCGACGACCGGAAGCTGGCCACGGCGCGCGAGATGGGTGCCACGCACACCGTGAACTCCAGGCAGCGCGACGCCGTGGAGGCGATCCGTGAGCTGACCGGTGGCTTCGGCGCGGACGTGGTGATCGAGGCGGTGGGCCGCCCGGAGACGTATGAGCAGGCCTTCTACGCCCGCGACCTGGCGGGCACGGTCGTGCTGGTGGGTGTACCGACCCCGGAGATGAAGCTGGAGCTGCCGCTGCTGGACGTCTTCGGGCGGGGCGGATCGCTGAAGTCGTCCTGGTACGGCGACTGCCTGCCCTCCCGTGACTTCCCGATGCTCATCGACCTGCATCTGCAGGGTCGCCTGCCGCTGGACAAGTTCGTCACCGAGACCATCGAACTCGACGCGGTGGAGAAGGCGTTCGAGCGGATGCACCACGGTGACGTGCTGCGTTCGGTGGTGGTGCTGTGA
- a CDS encoding (2Fe-2S)-binding protein, translated as MSVALKAHSAGDVTHALGGVYRRLCEVCEALAVRVVAPGHEPAPTAVTAAELASDRAALAAFVDAEAARIHDRHQVAARRDVAASRALHAYAWNLGVLMGGAWYLQRRVPQIRLDDVRLDLATGRYEITPGTELACLAGDLVASQPGVLTLRHEDQLRAALRKAMADHMRPLLAAIGPTARRGARSMWGMVADDLVSGIWYLGRMLDQEGDAVRAATEVLPIGMAPYPAGAGFRDLAGVDGRRHITRTRTGCCMFYAIRPAESCVTCPRTGDAERLRRLGSDGA; from the coding sequence ATGTCCGTGGCTCTGAAGGCCCACTCCGCCGGTGACGTCACGCATGCCCTCGGCGGTGTCTACCGGAGACTGTGCGAGGTCTGCGAAGCGCTGGCGGTACGGGTCGTGGCGCCGGGCCACGAACCGGCCCCGACAGCGGTCACCGCGGCCGAGCTGGCCTCGGACCGGGCCGCGCTCGCCGCCTTCGTCGACGCCGAGGCGGCCCGTATCCACGACCGTCACCAGGTCGCTGCCCGCCGTGACGTCGCCGCCTCGCGCGCCCTGCACGCCTACGCCTGGAACCTCGGCGTGCTGATGGGCGGGGCCTGGTATCTCCAGCGGCGCGTGCCCCAGATCCGGCTCGACGACGTCCGGCTGGACCTCGCCACAGGCAGGTACGAGATCACACCCGGCACCGAACTGGCTTGCCTGGCGGGCGACTTGGTCGCCTCGCAGCCCGGCGTGCTGACGCTCCGCCACGAGGACCAGCTGCGGGCCGCGCTGCGCAAGGCGATGGCCGATCACATGCGTCCGCTCCTGGCCGCGATCGGCCCCACCGCACGACGCGGGGCACGGTCGATGTGGGGCATGGTCGCCGACGACCTCGTGTCCGGCATCTGGTACCTGGGCCGGATGCTTGACCAGGAGGGCGACGCCGTGCGCGCCGCCACCGAAGTGCTGCCGATCGGCATGGCCCCGTACCCGGCCGGCGCCGGCTTCCGTGACCTGGCCGGAGTCGACGGCCGACGGCACATCACCCGTACCCGTACCGGCTGCTGCATGTTCTATGCGATCCGGCCCGCCGAGTCGTGCGTGACCTGTCCCCGCACCGGCGACGCGGAGCGGTTGCGCAGACTGGGAAGCGATGGCGCTTGA
- a CDS encoding S1 family peptidase produces MRHARRRIVRRVTRLAAVGGLLLGGAMVTQAAMASEPSATSALPLSDSGTSDNPGAALVSRLGTARTAGTWIGTDGRPVVAVTDAKAAAEVERAGVASKMVGHSMNELRAAAATLRSAPRVAGTAWVMDYRTNKVVVQADSTVSSTDWSGMTKVATGIGSYVRMERAQGEFTTRLNGASPILSTGGRCSAGFNVTNGKSDFILTAGHCGPTGSIWFADSQGNQQLGRTVQQNFPGSDFSLVQYANGTAGNGADIVAIGKGNGVRITGVADPAVGQRVFRSGSTSGLHDGEVKGLDATVNYPEGTVTGLIETNVCAEPGDSGGPLFSDGIALGVTSGGSGDCTSGGTTFFQPVTKAMQALGVQMIVSKQAAGQGAAPSPAPSTSATHSAIAPGATSPGSSAPTTGAANGETLLARLADPKNVGPGMLVIGGSLLALVATRYIRAEQDRKEYRRYYSARWS; encoded by the coding sequence ATGAGGCACGCACGACGACGGATCGTCCGGCGAGTGACGCGGCTGGCGGCCGTCGGCGGACTCCTCCTGGGAGGAGCGATGGTGACGCAGGCCGCCATGGCGAGCGAACCGTCGGCTACCTCCGCGCTCCCGCTCAGCGACTCGGGGACGTCGGACAACCCTGGTGCCGCGCTCGTGTCCAGGCTCGGCACGGCCCGTACGGCAGGCACCTGGATCGGCACCGACGGACGTCCGGTCGTCGCGGTGACCGACGCGAAGGCTGCGGCCGAGGTCGAGCGCGCGGGGGTCGCGTCGAAGATGGTCGGCCACAGCATGAACGAGCTGAGGGCGGCCGCGGCGACGCTGCGTTCGGCGCCCCGGGTCGCCGGTACGGCGTGGGTCATGGACTACCGGACGAACAAGGTGGTGGTGCAGGCCGACAGCACCGTCTCGTCCACCGACTGGTCGGGGATGACCAAGGTGGCGACCGGCATCGGCAGTTATGTCCGCATGGAGCGCGCCCAGGGCGAGTTCACCACCCGGCTCAACGGGGCGTCGCCGATCCTGTCGACCGGCGGGCGCTGCTCGGCGGGTTTCAACGTGACGAACGGCAAGAGCGACTTCATCCTCACCGCCGGCCACTGCGGGCCGACGGGGTCCATCTGGTTCGCCGACAGCCAGGGCAACCAGCAGCTGGGCAGGACGGTCCAGCAGAACTTCCCCGGCAGCGACTTCTCGCTGGTCCAGTACGCGAACGGCACGGCGGGCAACGGAGCCGACATCGTGGCCATCGGCAAGGGCAACGGTGTGCGCATCACCGGCGTCGCCGACCCGGCCGTCGGGCAGCGGGTGTTCCGCAGCGGCAGCACCAGCGGACTGCACGACGGCGAGGTGAAGGGGCTCGACGCCACGGTCAACTACCCGGAGGGCACCGTCACCGGCCTCATCGAGACGAATGTGTGCGCCGAACCCGGGGACAGCGGCGGCCCGTTGTTCTCCGACGGCATCGCACTGGGCGTGACCTCGGGCGGCAGCGGCGACTGCACCTCGGGCGGCACGACGTTCTTCCAGCCGGTGACGAAGGCGATGCAGGCGCTCGGCGTCCAGATGATCGTGTCGAAGCAGGCCGCCGGGCAGGGCGCCGCGCCGTCGCCCGCGCCGTCCACCTCTGCCACGCACAGCGCGATCGCTCCCGGAGCCACCTCCCCCGGCTCCTCGGCCCCCACGACGGGTGCCGCGAACGGTGAGACGCTGCTGGCCCGGCTCGCGGACCCCAAGAACGTCGGCCCCGGCATGCTGGTCATCGGGGGCAGCCTGCTCGCGCTGGTGGCCACCCGTTACATCCGCGCCGAGCAGGATCGCAAGGAATACCGGCGCTACTACTCGGCGCGCTGGAGCTGA
- a CDS encoding DUF4180 domain-containing protein, whose protein sequence is MTTNTVETIHGVRVLRGAFGGPPLDGERAALDLIGDAMGHDAELVVLPVERVADEFFRLSSGIAGAVMQKFVNYRVRLAVVGDISRLVADSTALRDFVHETNQGAHIWFLADDDALGARLRPAG, encoded by the coding sequence ATGACCACCAACACAGTCGAAACCATCCATGGCGTACGCGTGCTGCGCGGCGCCTTCGGGGGCCCGCCGCTCGACGGTGAGCGGGCCGCGCTCGATCTGATCGGCGACGCGATGGGGCACGATGCCGAGCTGGTCGTGCTGCCCGTGGAACGGGTGGCGGACGAGTTCTTCCGGCTGAGTTCGGGAATCGCGGGTGCGGTCATGCAGAAGTTCGTGAACTACCGCGTGCGCCTCGCCGTCGTCGGCGACATCTCCCGGCTTGTTGCCGACAGCACGGCACTGCGCGATTTCGTCCACGAGACCAACCAGGGCGCCCACATCTGGTTCCTCGCCGACGACGACGCCCTCGGCGCCAGGCTGCGGCCGGCCGGGTGA
- a CDS encoding ROK family transcriptional regulator, with the protein MTTVAASWLPLSPGERSVAIEVLVHGPLSRTELARRLDLSAGSLTRLTKPLIESGLLIETAEAGSPAEVRQGRPSQPLAVVAESRSFIGFKITEDKVYGVVTTLRSDIVARHDRPLATHDPAEVADLLAEMTGELARTHPRLAGIGIGVGGRVEDRAVVGESPFLDWRDVPLAGLVGERTGLPVVVENDVAALAEAETWFGAGRGLDRFVVLTIGAGIGYGLVLGGRRVSCAEEDRGFGRHWIINPNGPLTPDGERGSAVSLLTSSSIRYQVRAATGRDRTYEEILGLAAAGEPMSARVIDEAARALGTLVAQIANFAMPQKILLAGEGVGLMDVAGDTVREAITVQRHPMAAPVPLETKVSDFHDWARGAAVLAIQVLVLGAAEA; encoded by the coding sequence ATGACCACAGTTGCCGCCAGCTGGCTTCCGCTGAGCCCCGGTGAGCGCTCGGTGGCGATCGAGGTACTGGTCCACGGCCCGCTGTCGCGCACCGAACTCGCCCGGAGGCTCGACCTCTCCGCCGGCAGTCTCACCCGGCTGACCAAGCCGCTGATCGAGTCGGGCCTGCTGATCGAGACCGCCGAGGCCGGATCCCCGGCCGAGGTGCGCCAGGGGCGCCCCTCGCAGCCCCTGGCCGTCGTCGCCGAGTCCCGCTCCTTCATCGGCTTCAAGATCACCGAGGACAAGGTCTACGGCGTCGTCACCACCCTCAGGAGCGACATCGTCGCGCGCCACGACCGCCCGCTCGCCACCCATGACCCGGCCGAGGTCGCCGACCTGCTCGCGGAGATGACGGGCGAACTCGCCCGCACCCACCCGCGCCTCGCGGGCATCGGCATCGGCGTGGGCGGTCGGGTCGAGGACCGTGCCGTGGTGGGGGAGTCACCGTTCCTGGACTGGCGGGACGTGCCGCTGGCCGGCCTGGTCGGGGAGCGCACGGGACTGCCCGTCGTCGTGGAGAACGACGTCGCCGCCCTGGCCGAGGCCGAGACCTGGTTCGGGGCCGGCCGAGGCCTGGACCGCTTCGTCGTCCTCACCATCGGCGCCGGCATCGGCTACGGGCTCGTCCTGGGCGGCAGGCGGGTGTCCTGCGCCGAGGAGGACCGCGGATTCGGCCGTCACTGGATCATCAACCCCAACGGGCCGCTCACCCCCGACGGCGAGCGCGGCAGCGCCGTCTCGCTGCTGACCAGCTCCAGCATCCGCTACCAGGTCCGCGCCGCCACCGGCCGCGACCGGACGTACGAGGAGATCCTCGGCCTCGCCGCCGCCGGCGAACCCATGTCCGCCCGCGTCATCGACGAGGCGGCACGTGCTCTCGGCACTCTTGTCGCCCAGATCGCCAACTTCGCGATGCCGCAGAAGATCCTGCTCGCAGGCGAGGGCGTCGGCCTGATGGATGTGGCCGGAGACACGGTGCGGGAGGCGATCACCGTCCAGCGGCATCCGATGGCCGCCCCGGTCCCCCTGGAGACCAAGGTCTCCGACTTCCACGACTGGGCCCGCGGCGCCGCCGTCCTGGCGATCCAGGTGCTGGTGCTGGGAGCGGCTGAGGCGTGA